CGGTAAACGATACCTGGGGCCATGCCGCAGGAGACCAGGTGCTGATTGAAATAAGCCAGAGATTAGTGCATGGCGCGCGCGCCAGCGACACTGTCGCCCGCCTGGGAGGAGATGAGTTTGTGCTGCTGCTTAATGATTTGCTTTCTGATGACGAATGCGAAAAGCTGCTGCAGCGCATCCATAAAATATTAATCCAGCCGATTATCTTACCCGACGATATAGAAATACGTGTAACCGCCAGTATAGGGGTTACCATGATCCGGGATGAAAATTTAGATGCCGATACCATATTGCGTCAGGCCGATCAGACCATGTACCGGGTAAAAAATACCGGGCGCAACCACCTGAAATTTTTTGATCCCGAAGCAGAAAAACGCCTGCAAGCCAGGCAAAATGCTTTTCAAAGCATACTTGCCGGCCTGAAGAACGACGAATTCCGGCTTTATTATCAACCTAAAATCGATCTGAAAAGCTCACGCCTTATCGGCCTTGAAGCCCTGCTGCGCTGGCAGCACCCGACAAAAGGCTTGATCGGCCCGGGAGAATTTTTGTTTACCGGCGAACACGACAAATTAGGCGTGCAAATCGGCGAATGGGTGCTCAGGGAGGTGTTGCAGCAACTCCAGATCTGGCACCGCCAGGGACTGTCTTTAAAAGTCAGCGTCAACATTTCCGCCAAACACCTGCAGCGCAGCGATTTCACCACCCGACTGAAAACCCTGCTCGGCAAGGCGCCTCAGGTGCCGGCCACGGCCCTGGAACTGGAAATTCTGGAAACGGTAGAAGCCGAAAGCATCACGGGGGTACAGGCCATTATTGATGAGTGTAAAACCTTAGGCATCACCATAGCACTGGATGATTTCGGCACCGGCTATTCCTCCCTCACCTGCCTGCGCCGTTTGCCCATAGATGTCCTAAAAATAGATAAAAGTTTTGTTATCAATATGCTCGACAATGCCGAAGACTATTCCATTGTCCAGGGGGTTATCAGCCTGTGCAAAACCTTTGGCCACCAGATTATTGCCGAAGGGGTCGAAAGTTCCGAACATATTGCCAAGCTGATCGAGCTGGGCTGCCCTTTCGGCCAGGGGTTCGGCATTGCCTATCCCATGCCGGCAGACGAAACCCCGGTATGGATCCGGGAGCATCATTTGCATGCCAACAAGCCGCTGTCTGATCTTCCCCGGCAGTGACTGACCTGGCCTTAATTCAAGCCGCCCCAAAACAGCTTGTATAAAGGGGAGCCGGCCCCCTAAGTTATCCGGAATTATTCATCCCCGCCATCGAGAATATCGGCAAAAGCCGAAAGCTTATCCAGTACCATACCGTGAATGGACTTTCTCGGGTAACGGCCGGTTTTGCTCATTTCACCCGCCGGGGTATCCATCAGTACCTCCAGTGCCTGGTTAATATCTTCCACCGCCCAGATAGAGAATTTTCCCTGCTCTACCGCCTCGATAACATCCGAGGCCAGCATCAGGTTGACAATATTGGTCATGGGCACTATCACCCCCTGGTTGCCGGTCAGGCCCTTGTCTTTACACAGGCGATAGAAGCCTTCGATCTTCTCGTTTACACCGCCGATAGACTGCACTTCACCGTGCTGGTTGATGGAGCCGGTAATGGCTATGCCCTGATCTATCGGCAAATGGGTGATGGCAGATACCAGGGCGCACAGCTCGGCCATGGAGGCACTGTCGCCGTCAATATGGCCGTAAGACTGTTCTATGGCGATATTGGCGGAAATCGATACCGGGAAACCCTGGCCGTATTTATGCCCCAGGTAACCGGTCAGCAACAAGACCCCCTTGGAGTGGATAGGTTTGCCTAAGTCCACTTCCCGCTCGATATCCGTCACCCCCTGGCTGCCGGCATAAACGGTGGCGGTGATCCTGGCAGGCGTACCGAATACGCTGTCGCCGATTTCCAGCACCGTCAGGCCGTTGACCTTACCCACCTGCTTGCCTTCGGTGCTGATCAGCACCTGGCGCTCTTTGATTTCACTGAGCCAGGTTTCGCTCATGCGCCCGGTGCGGCGCTGTTTCGCTGCCAGCGCCATTTCCACGAATTCGGCGGTTAATTCGCCGTCGCCGTCATGTTTCTTCCACAGGTAGTTAGCTTCGTCGAGCAGATCGTTTACCTGAACGATATTGGCGGATATCTTATGCTGGTGTTCCGCCCGCCTTAAACCGTAACGCACCAGCTCCACCATGGCGGCGTCGGTGACCTCGGGGTAACTGTTTTGCTTTGCCCGCTGGCGGATTAAATTGGCATAGGCCACCAGGTTGTCGTCATTGTTCACCAAATGGCGGTCAAAGTCCGCCAGTACCCGGAACAGCTCGGTAAACTCCTGATCATATTCCTGCAGGGTGTAATAAATATCGGCATCGCCGAGTAAGATCACTTTTACCTGCAGGGGAATTTTTTCCGGCTGCAAACTGTACAGGCCCGGCTGGCTGAATTCCGAATACGGGTTTTCTATGCTGATTTCCTGGGTTTTTAGCGCCAGTTTTAACCTGGACCAGATCAGCGGCTGGCTCAGCAGCTTTTCCGCATCCAACAAGAGGTAGCCGCCGTTGGCCTTATGCAGTGCCCCCGGGCGGATCAAACGGTAGCTGGTATAATTGCTGCCCTGGAAACTGGCAAAGTCGATATGGCCGAACAGGTTCTGGTAGGTGGGGTTTTGCTCATAAACCACAGGCGCCCCTTCGCCGGCTTCCCGCGGCACCAGTAGATTAGGCAGGAACTGCTCCACCATCAGCTTGCGCGCTTCCTTGTCGTTCTGGCTTTCGCTCCCTTCATCCACCAGGATTTCCAGCACGGTATCCACCACATGGCTTTTTACCTTCGACAGATACTTCAGCACCCCCAAATTGCTGGCAAATTCATGCTCCAGCTCTTTTAGCAGGGGTTTTACCGCCTGCTCGGCGGTTTCATATTTTAATTTCCTGACTTTATCCGAAGAAGTTCTTTTCCACAGCGGCAACTCGATCAGTTGCTCCGACAGCAAGGCTTCGAGCTTGCTCAACAAAAGGTAAAACTCCGCCCTTTTTTCCTCATCCTGCTCGGCAAATTCCTTATCGTTTAGCGGCTTGCCATCCACCATCTGGGAAAAACCGATTTCACCGTTTTCTTCAAACAAAACCACATTGTGTTTTAACGCCGTCTCTTCCACCACGGCAATGGCTTCGTCGTATTTCTGATTGAACTCCCGGTCGATGGCGGCTTTTCGTCTCTGGTAGCCGGGGTTGTCAAAGACCTCGGGAAAAAGATCGAGCAGTTCGTCGATAAAGGTATTCATGCGTTTGAGCAACAGCTTGCCGTCTCCCGGGCTGACGTACAGCTTAAACGGTGCATGCACCTCGTCAAAATTGTTGATATAACACCACTCCGCCGGGGTCTGGCGCTCGCTCGCCAGGGCGGTCAGCATCTGCTTGATTAAGGTCTGGCGGCCGGTACCCGGCTCTCCCATGGCAAAAACGTTAAAGCCCAGGGCATCCATAGACAAACCAAAATCCAGCGCTTCCTTGGCGCGTTCATGGCCGACAAAGCCCTGTTCCACTTCGGCGCTGGCCGCGGGCAAAGAAAATAAGTGTTCAGATAAAATAGCAGTTAACTGTGCTGGCTTAAGACGTAATTGCTCAACGGCTCGGGTCATGAAGAATCTCGCTATTAACGCTTAAAAAACAAGCGTTTTTGGGTAAATCGGGAATAATAACCTCAGTGTACTCTGTCTGGAGGGCTTTAGGCAAAAAACTCTGCCCGATTCCTTATACTCCGATAAAAAACCATGACAAAAGTCAATTTATAGCATGGGTTATCACCGCTATTTCCTG
This genomic window from Thalassomonas viridans contains:
- a CDS encoding ATP-binding protein, with product MTRAVEQLRLKPAQLTAILSEHLFSLPAASAEVEQGFVGHERAKEALDFGLSMDALGFNVFAMGEPGTGRQTLIKQMLTALASERQTPAEWCYINNFDEVHAPFKLYVSPGDGKLLLKRMNTFIDELLDLFPEVFDNPGYQRRKAAIDREFNQKYDEAIAVVEETALKHNVVLFEENGEIGFSQMVDGKPLNDKEFAEQDEEKRAEFYLLLSKLEALLSEQLIELPLWKRTSSDKVRKLKYETAEQAVKPLLKELEHEFASNLGVLKYLSKVKSHVVDTVLEILVDEGSESQNDKEARKLMVEQFLPNLLVPREAGEGAPVVYEQNPTYQNLFGHIDFASFQGSNYTSYRLIRPGALHKANGGYLLLDAEKLLSQPLIWSRLKLALKTQEISIENPYSEFSQPGLYSLQPEKIPLQVKVILLGDADIYYTLQEYDQEFTELFRVLADFDRHLVNNDDNLVAYANLIRQRAKQNSYPEVTDAAMVELVRYGLRRAEHQHKISANIVQVNDLLDEANYLWKKHDGDGELTAEFVEMALAAKQRRTGRMSETWLSEIKERQVLISTEGKQVGKVNGLTVLEIGDSVFGTPARITATVYAGSQGVTDIEREVDLGKPIHSKGVLLLTGYLGHKYGQGFPVSISANIAIEQSYGHIDGDSASMAELCALVSAITHLPIDQGIAITGSINQHGEVQSIGGVNEKIEGFYRLCKDKGLTGNQGVIVPMTNIVNLMLASDVIEAVEQGKFSIWAVEDINQALEVLMDTPAGEMSKTGRYPRKSIHGMVLDKLSAFADILDGGDE
- a CDS encoding putative bifunctional diguanylate cyclase/phosphodiesterase; protein product: MEKTLHVLIVDDDDVDRERLRRMLNSSLDRIQLEEATSADQALSVLPKQVWDCIFLDYHLGESSGLDLLQEIRARISTPCAVILVTGLGGENIAAAAMREGVSDYLIKYQMDEKQLIRSLMGAVHRADIERQMHELAHYDTLTHLASRTLLTDRLQQTIKRSKRSQKLAALAFIDLDNFKPVNDTWGHAAGDQVLIEISQRLVHGARASDTVARLGGDEFVLLLNDLLSDDECEKLLQRIHKILIQPIILPDDIEIRVTASIGVTMIRDENLDADTILRQADQTMYRVKNTGRNHLKFFDPEAEKRLQARQNAFQSILAGLKNDEFRLYYQPKIDLKSSRLIGLEALLRWQHPTKGLIGPGEFLFTGEHDKLGVQIGEWVLREVLQQLQIWHRQGLSLKVSVNISAKHLQRSDFTTRLKTLLGKAPQVPATALELEILETVEAESITGVQAIIDECKTLGITIALDDFGTGYSSLTCLRRLPIDVLKIDKSFVINMLDNAEDYSIVQGVISLCKTFGHQIIAEGVESSEHIAKLIELGCPFGQGFGIAYPMPADETPVWIREHHLHANKPLSDLPRQ